From Papilio machaon chromosome 2, ilPapMach1.1, whole genome shotgun sequence, the proteins below share one genomic window:
- the LOC106717657 gene encoding cuticlin-4, with translation MKRTSLLLAIALLIRDASCEPPVDSASLPLEHRAGGAYGPPLAPAHSDDPWPLATPDSPKIKHLQVQCEKTHMRVNIEFDRPFYGMIFSKGFYSDPACMHLKPGTGHLSATFEIFLNRCGMSSSANHNVATYGSPTPSGSYVENTIIVQYDPYVQEVWDQARKLRCTWYDFYEKAVTFRPFQVDMLHAVTANFLGDNLQCWMQIQVGKGPWASEVSGIVKIGQTMTMVLAIKDDENKFDMLVRNCVAHDGKRAPIQLVDQYGCVVRPKIMSKFQKIKNFGPSASVVSFAYFQAFKFPDSMNVHFQCVIQVCRYNCPEPKCGLGADYGVPLLGGNALSAGEYGLPNAPHSEYGPPPSAPHSEYGVPPAAFPDPRHPADATGSFSEKRDDTVPAPQVQVSSTPNAPSPSSPAPTREDDEVNLPPPPPPGRRGVYNTVKRKDEGHGNLATLGGRPRSVEDLPERLVGVRRRRETSSPVRIYKRDAQEMTDVNTSRIIQVVAPGDVNFALNNAASNETVVIQSPATDPETICMSVPSFVAGLVMLLLVLVVASLVAAFLFVRVRALDRKGAHGAPAYYETDYVKHTN, from the exons ATGAAGAGGACTAGTCTGCTACTGGCGATCGCGCTCCTTATACGG GATGCATCATGCGAACCTCCGGTGGACTCGGCGTCGCTACCACTAGAACACCGGGCGGGCGGCGCGTACGGCCCGCCCCTGGCGCCGGCGCACAGCGACGACCCCTGGCCGCTGGCAACCCCGGATAGCcctaaaattaaacatctaCAAGTACAATGTGAGAAGACACACATGCGGGTAAACATCGAATTCGACCGACCCTTCTATGGTATGATATTTTCCAAGGGATTCTACAGCGACCCCGCTTGCATGCACTTGAAGCCGGGAACGGGCCACTTGAGTGCCACCTTCGAAATATTTCTAAACAGATGTGGTATGTCAAGTTCAGCGAATCACAATGTCGCAACGTATGGCAGCCCTACTCCCAGCGGTTCGTACGTCGAGAACACCATTATTGTACAATACGATCCCTACGTCCAAGAAGTTTGGGATCAGGCTAGAAAACTGCGCTGTACTTGGTATGATTTCTACGAAAAAGCGGTTACCTTTAGGCCTTTCCAAGTCGACATGTTGCACGCTGTCACGGCAAATTTTCTCGGAGACAATTTACAGTGTTGGATGCAAATTCAAGTGGGGAAGGGACCATGGGCGTCGGAGGTATCTGGTATCGTCAAGATCGGACAAACGATGACCATGGTACTTGCTATAAAAGACGACGAAAACAAATTCGACATGCTAGTCCGCAACTGTGTCGCCCATGATGGCAAACGAGCTCCCATACAACTCGTCGATCAATATGGATGTGTGGTTCGACCAAAGATTATGAGCAAATTCCAGAAAATCAAGAACTTTGGACCGTCTGCCTCGGTCGTATCCTTTGCATACTTCCAAGCCTTTAAGTTCCCAGATTCGATGAACGTACATTTCCAGTGTGTAATCCAAGTCTGCAGATACAATTGTCCCGAACCCAAATGCGGCCTGGGCGCCGACTATGGAGTGCCACTGCTCGGTGGCAATGCTCTAAGCGCAGGTGAATATGGCTTACCTAATGCACCTCACTCAGAATATGGACCCCCACCATCAGCTCCACACAGCGAATACGGAGTGCCGCCCGCAGCTTTCCCCGATCCGAGACATCCAGCAGATGCTACCGGCTCGTTCTCGGAAAAACGCGACGACACCGTACCCGCTCCACAGGTTCAAGTATCTTCAACGCCGAACGCACCCAGTCCGTCGTCACCGGCCCCGACGCGAGAGGACGACGAAGTCAATCTACCTCCACCACCACCACCGGGCCGTCGCGGGGTATACAATACCGTCAAGAGGAAAGACGAGGGTCACGGCAATCTTGCGACGTTAGGCGGTCGGCCTAGGTCTGTAGAAGATTTGCCCGAAAGATTAGTCGGAGTCAGAAGGAGACGTGAAACATCCTCGCCTGTACGAATCTACAAGCGTGACGCTCAAGAGATGACCGACGTGAACACAAGTAGAATAATACAAGTGGTAGCACCGGGAGACGTCAACTTCGCACTCAACAACGCCGCTTCCAACGAAACGGTAGTTATCCAATCGCCCGCGACGGATCCGGAAACGATCTGTATGTCTGTGCCGTCGTTTGTGGCGGGTCTGGTGATGTTATTACTAGTTTTGGTGGTCGCGTCGCTGGTAGCGGCGTTCCTCTTCGTGCGCGTGCGCGCGCTGGATCGGAAGGGCGCGCACGGCGCCCCGGCATACTACGAAACAGATTACGTGAAGCATACGAATTAG